aaaatgaaaatgaacagGTATAGATCAAAAAGGCACTTGGTTGATGTAACTGAGATCTTTAATAAGCTGAACTCGGAAAAGAAGCAACGACTTATTAAATTTGGATATGTTATACTCATTTTTGTTGTTTTTCTATCTAGGTAATTTACCATCATTTTTAATATCATTATATTTTGCCCTTTTTCTGTTCCCAAGGGATTCCCTTCCATATCTTTTCAGGTTGCTTTGTACTGTAGGAGTTGATGATTGTTAAAACAGAGTTTGGTGAATAATTCCACCAATGTaagttcttttttcttttctgcaCTTCATATCTTATGAGAGAATCATGTTTAGGTGTCTTTCTTTAATTCCCCTGTAAATCAAAGATTAAAAGCTCACATCTCTGCTTTCTTTTTATTCAGGATTTTATTAATGCCTTACTTGGACACGTAATATTAAGAATCTGTAACTGTTAAACATGCGATTATAAATCacacattttaaattaaattaaaaacttcagaataaaaaatatatattgtcTATGTCATGTCTGAAAAATTAAAACCTAGGTGAATGTCAGGAAATTACTTTATCCTACATTAAGACATGAATGATTTGCTACGTTATTAAATTAAACTGCAGGCAAGGAAATGTTGATATCAGTGGCTGAATTTCTTGGCTCCTGTATGTTGGCCCAATTTTCTGTTCTGAAACTAGCAGTAGTAGCAAAGTTTTGTTTCAGGGTATTGGAATTTTGTTGTGAATGTTGCACACCGATGCCATCCTCTTTTTCTGCATTCGATGCAGGTAAATCGACTGTGGCCGGGTTTGGTGCAAGAGTTGCTGGCATGGACTCGTTTTTCTGCTTCTTGGACTTTTGGTCGTGCTGGTTGCCTGGTACAAAACTTCCTACGACAACCTGATAATTCGACGAAAAGATTAGACATCGTGTTTCATGACCGCAAGATACTGGAAAATGCTAGAATGACCAAAGGTCAATGCCGGTTTTCCAAGATTCCGACACAAGTCGGCTTGTTCACTGATGCAAAATCTTGTTCTCATAGTCATGGATCACTGCATATTGCTTGGACTATTGGTTCCAAAAGGGAAAAATCGAACTTTAGAAAGCTTACCTGTACAGGACTGGCAGCTATGAGAAGGCCTGCTACGCCTCCACCTACAACGCGTCCATCAGGGCTTGCCAATGAGACGCTCATCCCTCCAGATCGACTCCTAGCTCCTTGAGTTTCAGTAGGCATAAAGGAACCGGACAAGGACAGTATCTCAAAACGACCCTACAACCAAACAGGACATATTACTGTTTCTTTTAAGGCTTAGAAGAATCTTCATTTTCCGTAGATGAACAATTAGTTACTAAGACAAATCCTAGAAACCGTAGCCGAGCATCGATCAGATCCTCAGTGTACCAGCTACAATAATATGACTATAGTTTAAAGAATTGTCTCTTCCGATATCCTATCAAATTTATATGCATTACACATTCGTGCAGCCATCAAATTAGCACATGATTTAAGTTTAATAGATGGGTTCATAGCATCAAACCCATCGTAGATACGAGAAATATTGTCAAAAACTGGGCATAGTATGGAATGCAGTGGTAATTTCTAATTTGCCTAACCTCATATGTAAGCGTACCCCCGGAAGAATCGGGCTGACGAAGTGTAACATTTGAAATCACTCCGTTAGCGGATAGGATGCAAATGGCTCGTGGTCCTTGTTGACAAAACGATATCACCTTCATTGTTACATCCTTAAATACaccaaagaaaatgaaagatggagcaagaaaaaaaaaaatagttcaaGAAGCAAGACTAGGGTAACAATGAAAGAAATGAATCCTAATGCCTCAATAGTTAAAAAAAGCTATCTCTTTCCTGTATTGGAACATACCTCGCCGGGATTGACAGTGATGACATGCGGCATAAAATTTGTTCCGACAGAAGTACCGGGCGACTCACCTATAAAATGATACACAGATAAGGAATTTTGCTGTTAAAGCATAAAAAACTTGTCAAACTTACATAGATCTACTGCAAACAGAAACCAGAAACATTACCAAATCTATAACATGGCAAAACTAACCTAGAACAACAACATGCTGAAACTTGAACTAAAAGAAACAAGTTTTATTACCTAAATTATCTATTTCCATTCCTTTATGATGCTTAATCTGGTAAGCACTGCCTCGCCCTCTCCCTGGCTTTCCTCCACTCAGAAACTCAGCTGTACCGGGTGGGACAGATGAGGAAATAGGCATTGGTGACAATGCCCTTGCCATTTTCCCATCTGGTCCATATTTTCTAGGTCTacctctcttcttcttttctgtaCTACCGGTTAATCCTACACTAACTGCTGGAACATCGACTGGTGTTAAACCATCGACTGGTGTTAAACCACTGCTGATCTGGTTAGCATTTTCAGTCCTCGGTGCCATATGATAAGTTGATGGAGCTTCAGCTCCTATCACTTTAACACCTGAATTTGTTTCCATGCATATATCGCAAATAGAAATTCACTACAACTATATCAAAACTTGCAGATTCAAGGCCAAATCACCTACAAAACAGAAATTCATCAATCAAAAACcagaaaatcaacaataaatacAATGTTCTAGTTCAAGTGATAGCATGCTCCTGTCAATGAGTCAGACCATGCACAAGCTCTTCGGTTTGCTATAATTCCGCAACATACCGAAGCACTGCCGATCGGTGAACCCTCTACGGCTCCGAGTCGAGAGACAAAACCCCGACCAAAAACAATACTAGAGTACAAGGCTCACGGTAAATACAACTAATAAAAACCCTACTATTCTCTTTCAACAAAAGTTCAGGGAAAAAAAAGTTATAATGGTTTCATAAGTAGCAACTTTGAGAAATTATACAAaaattgtcaaaaaaaaaaaagtctaagGCATTTTCAGGGGGGAAAAAAGCCAAAAAACTTCTAAATACAaggatcataaaaaaaaaaagtaaagagcATGAAAAGATACAAGAGAAGCTGCTAATACTCaaagtttaataaaaaaaatgctAAACAAATTGCGAGGTAAAATGTTTAAAAGTAGAGATCATGACCTGTAACTTATAAATACAGCCCAGAAATTTCTTCACTGACACCGTTCCTCTCACACATGTTAACATTTCTCCAGGAGCAAAGTACCTTCAAAATCTTTTTCTAGCCAACCAaacagaaaaaataaagaaactgTTTTCTGAATTCCTGGTCTGaacaaagggaaaaagaaaaagtgaaaatacgaaaaaaaatgaattttttattaaggtttaaattattattaattagtagGTAAATTTGATTACccctaattataaaattttggttAATAAGGAATTTCACGTCCGgaaattgaattttgaatttttttaactaaaaccgggtaaaacagtaatttagTTAAAAAGATGAGGGGAATAAATAAGGGTGAAAATAGAGTAAATAGCATTTTTTTCCCCCAAAAAGTATATTATTTGTGTGTGTGCCCTCCATTTAAAGCTGCAAAGTTAGCGTTGAAGGGCCGACCATTTTATTGCCGCTGACCTGCTTTTTGTCTTGTTTGTCAAATAAAGAATTGAACATCTTAGATTATGCCCTTGACTTGTTGACTTATTCACAGTTATGCCACCTTTTGTTATTTATCTTTTTCAGTCTAGAAATTTAAACAAGGGCTAATTTCCATCAAAAGTCCTCAAATTATGGCCCAGGTTTTAAATTAGCTTTTTAATGTCAGAACATTTTAATTGAAGTTTCAAAGTGTCAATATTGCTATCAATTAAATCATTCGTCCAACGCTCAAATATATTGTAAAGCATATTTAAAACGTGCTAGAGAGTGGTCTttctaagtttttattttattttagcactaaatgttttttaaaattgttatatCTAAGTTGAGTATGTATTAGACACAAGTGTTTTAAAATTGAAGTATACACCATTGATATCTGAATTTATATTTAACCACTAAATTGATGGAATGATAATATTGATtccaaagtatagggactaatttagaatgaaCATGATGGTTTGGAAACTTTTATTGACATTAACCCATTTGAAATTACAGAACAACCGGACTAGATTTGTGTTCTGGTCTGATGGAATACACGAAACCGATGCCTTTGTCGAGCCAATCAAAATTGGAGCTTCTTTATTTTATTGATTGGTTGGCGTCTTCTGATTTCCCTCGTGGTAATTATGAGCGTTGGTGATCGAGTAATGATTATGTCACCAGCAGGTGAAAAGAGTTTATCTAACGGTAGAATATGATTGGATAATATAGTTGAAGAAAAGACCCAACTAAGGTGAATTCGATTTGGTTAAATTAGAACTATTTATGataatatgtttttaattttttcatatttataaaataaaatatatcttaattaaataaaagtttaaGTGCGTAAAAAGCTATTAagctttttcaaaaaaattaattaagtctttttttttgcacttaattgaacacttgaactttcaaaatacataaaaaaatctCGCAAACTTCTtcaaaaaaaagcaattaagcctatttttttcactcaattgaatacttgaacttttaaaatgcatcaaaaagaccctcaaaatttttcaaaaaaacaattaagcccctactcttattaaaaattagaaaaaataataaataataaattttagaaaacttattaaattttaataaaaatataaaattaaaaacttaacAAAGATTAAactttttataaaaatcataaaagaataaaaattgtaaaattttataaaaataaaaaattaaccaCCCTTAGTTTTTTCAATTAAAGCCATCATGTATCGCAACATAGTGTGACATgtggaaaaataataaaaataaaaatcaataaaagttacaGAAAAATTATAAATTGCTTCTTTTGGtacgaaatttttaaaattttttatgaaatttatattttttacattttgtataattttcttacgactttataaaattttataattttatatatttctatatattttataattttattatatttataaaattttacaaattttattatttttacaaattttatatttatttttaataatttttaataatttaatttttatattaaaatctaataatatttatagcttttattgattttaatttttctaaattttaataaaagaagggacttaattgtttttatttaaaagtttgagAGCCTTTTAATGCATTTTAAAAGTTCAAGTACTCAATTGAGTAAAAAAAGtagggtttaattttttttttgaaaaggttTGAGggcttttgatgcattttgaaagttttaGTACCCAAATAAGTGCAAAAAAAAAGTAAggacttaattgctttttttgaaaaagtttgaagacTTTTGCACCCTTAagcctaaaataaaaataatcaagaagtccatattatttttaaaaaattaagttattttttctattttaaatataaaatatttattttattataa
Above is a genomic segment from Gossypium arboreum isolate Shixiya-1 chromosome 8, ASM2569848v2, whole genome shotgun sequence containing:
- the LOC108467730 gene encoding AT-hook motif nuclear-localized protein 1-like; amino-acid sequence: METNSGVKVIGAEAPSTYHMAPRTENANQISSGLTPVDGLTPVDVPAVSVGLTGSTEKKKRGRPRKYGPDGKMARALSPMPISSSVPPGTAEFLSGGKPGRGRGSAYQIKHHKGMEIDNLGESPGTSVGTNFMPHVITVNPGEDVTMKVISFCQQGPRAICILSANGVISNVTLRQPDSSGGTLTYEGRFEILSLSGSFMPTETQGARSRSGGMSVSLASPDGRVVGGGVAGLLIAASPVQVVVGSFVPGNQHDQKSKKQKNESMPATLAPNPATVDLPASNAEKEDGIGVQHSQQNSNTLKQNFATTASFRTENWANIQEPRNSATDINISLPAV